A region of uncultured Carboxylicivirga sp. DNA encodes the following proteins:
- a CDS encoding response regulator, which yields MKKILIIDDADDTRKTLKTLLRDQDIEILEACNGVEGWDIIIKEHPDLILLDLHMPQKDGFSILEDLEEEWMGIPVVVVSGDTEEETIATCNFFGAKAYLKKPIALEEFKKVIKVIEEA from the coding sequence ATGAAAAAAATTCTAATCATTGATGATGCCGATGACACCAGAAAAACCTTAAAAACACTTCTAAGAGATCAGGACATAGAAATTTTGGAAGCTTGCAATGGCGTTGAAGGATGGGACATTATCATTAAAGAACATCCTGATCTTATCTTACTTGATTTACACATGCCTCAAAAAGATGGCTTTTCAATTTTAGAGGATCTTGAAGAAGAATGGATGGGCATTCCTGTGGTTGTAGTGTCAGGAGATACAGAAGAAGAAACTATTGCCACCTGCAATTTCTTTGGGGCTAAAGCCTATTTAAAGAAGCCTATAGCTCTGGAGGAATTTAAAAAAGTAATAAAGGTTATTGAGGAGGCATAA